A single genomic interval of Chryseobacterium paludis harbors:
- a CDS encoding helix-turn-helix domain-containing protein, giving the protein MTFGQQLLFFFSAVGAFNGLLLGIYLLFVKKLKYIPDFFLGLILLTLSIRVGISVCIYFYPDLPRIIPHLGLSALFFTGPALYYYIRSSFLQKQFVLKDCRKPFGILTMILGIVGLLYLFFPITWDSYFGTFIYSIWTIFVLLSVYEYYILSGKSSKEPHKFILPVLLSNVIIFLTYQLISTGWVQIYCAGGSIVFSFVLYANFLILFNKKYQSIEVKESNRYSNKKISDERADNFVSKLERLMNSEELYKNPNLKLNDLAMKMNISAHQLSQLLNDNLEKSFSTYINEYRINEACEIIENGSYLKIEEIGYEVGFNSKSTFFSTFKKIKNTTPLLYRQSQTPSVKELQGSNL; this is encoded by the coding sequence ATGACTTTCGGACAACAGTTATTATTCTTCTTTAGTGCAGTGGGAGCTTTTAATGGGCTTTTACTGGGAATTTACCTGCTGTTTGTTAAAAAACTTAAATACATCCCAGATTTCTTTTTAGGATTAATTTTATTGACATTAAGCATTAGGGTCGGAATATCTGTATGCATTTATTTTTATCCTGATCTACCCAGAATTATTCCTCACCTGGGATTATCAGCACTTTTTTTTACCGGACCCGCCTTGTATTATTACATTCGGTCCTCTTTTTTACAAAAACAATTTGTTCTTAAAGACTGTCGAAAACCTTTTGGTATTTTGACAATGATTTTAGGAATCGTTGGTCTTTTGTATTTATTTTTCCCTATTACCTGGGACAGTTATTTTGGAACTTTTATTTATTCTATCTGGACAATTTTTGTTCTTTTATCTGTGTATGAATATTATATTTTGTCAGGGAAGAGTTCAAAAGAACCGCATAAATTTATCCTTCCTGTTTTATTGAGTAATGTGATTATATTTTTAACCTATCAGTTAATTTCTACAGGATGGGTTCAAATATATTGTGCAGGAGGAAGTATTGTATTTTCATTTGTTTTGTATGCAAACTTTCTGATTCTATTTAATAAAAAATATCAGTCGATTGAAGTAAAAGAATCGAACAGATATTCCAATAAAAAGATATCCGATGAACGAGCAGATAACTTTGTTTCAAAACTAGAGAGACTGATGAATTCTGAAGAATTGTATAAAAACCCCAATTTGAAATTGAATGACTTAGCAATGAAAATGAATATTTCAGCGCATCAGCTCTCACAATTATTGAATGATAATCTGGAGAAAAGTTTCTCAACATACATCAATGAATACAGAATTAATGAAGCTTGTGAAATAATCGAAAATGGCTCTTATCTAAAAATTGAAGAGATAGGATATGAAGTAGGATTTAATTCTAAATCAACATTTTTCTCAACATTTAAAAAGATAAAAAATACAACACCACTTTTGTATCGACAATCTCAAACACCTTCTGTAAAAGAGCTCCAAGGTTCAAATTTATAA
- a CDS encoding TonB-dependent receptor domain-containing protein produces the protein MSLRLWTLIMLLFLSFFANAQKVVNGKILDSETKENLYRVEVSLLNKLSNQPVDKKITDSLGRFQFEKVEDDYYFIAQKAGYETKIVDKASEVFIIEMIPVSNTIAEVVIQSPSRNIKLNDGNMVMNVANNKDFKTSTHVLEVLRKTPGVTVDQEDGIFIGGRISPAIFIDGKPLVMSAQEIQAYLRSLSPEIVESIEVNTNPSSKYDAEFKGIIDIRLKRNGNLGWKGTYNGSISINKFNYRENTFNTSYNTEKVAYQIQFGYNEGISTYRYNALQRLANTNVMRTGTYQKDEARILTVQTGIDYRLNDKNRLGFTLRGNFRNSDRMRTGSLYTTNKNETQLVFDTGSENPIDYIQDNYGMTADYTFTGKNFKLNFLGNYLSVSNKQKDDFISKDLPTSALLSYWKSDLLNTINIYTAQIDVTQKVKNANFETGIKYSDTNTNNNIRYDTLSVNNQFTFDPTRSNKFSYKEQVLAGYLAYSQKFDKLHINAGIRFENTKSISNAFSSDSIVARSYLKWLPSLSVNYNFNKSNELSISYSRKITRPAFSQLNPFRFYFSPLNYWIGNPYLQPSFTSQVKATYRYKNWITSLSIGKETDVMVRYPRYDPKTNVLEYLGTNLPYRNFANLEVSFPVKIARWWNINTQITGFYNYEFRPYLDEVFALKICNYELRLNQVFSLPKGYTVNLFANYESKTGNSLYIIKPRYTVDLSVQKSWFENKLNTKISYNNIFDSYDQRVEFRHKQIMDNRFIHWWDSQRLLIAISYNFGSSKYQGKEIQRSDEENRTR, from the coding sequence ATGAGCCTCAGATTGTGGACTTTAATTATGCTGTTGTTTTTATCATTCTTTGCCAATGCCCAGAAAGTTGTCAACGGAAAAATATTGGATTCGGAAACGAAGGAAAATCTTTATAGGGTAGAGGTCTCCCTCCTAAATAAGTTAAGTAATCAACCTGTCGATAAAAAAATAACCGATTCTTTAGGACGTTTTCAGTTTGAAAAGGTTGAAGATGACTATTATTTTATTGCACAAAAAGCGGGTTATGAAACCAAAATAGTAGATAAGGCCAGCGAGGTTTTTATCATTGAAATGATTCCCGTCAGTAATACCATAGCTGAAGTAGTCATACAGTCTCCATCCCGTAATATAAAATTGAATGATGGAAATATGGTAATGAATGTTGCCAATAATAAAGACTTTAAGACTTCGACCCATGTCCTGGAAGTATTAAGGAAAACACCAGGCGTCACCGTTGATCAGGAGGATGGTATTTTCATTGGCGGAAGAATAAGCCCGGCCATTTTTATTGATGGAAAACCTCTTGTTATGAGTGCTCAGGAAATTCAGGCTTACCTAAGGTCCTTGTCCCCTGAAATAGTTGAATCTATAGAGGTCAATACCAATCCTTCTTCTAAATACGATGCAGAATTCAAAGGTATTATTGATATCAGACTAAAAAGAAATGGAAACCTTGGTTGGAAAGGAACCTATAACGGAAGCATTTCCATTAATAAGTTTAATTATAGAGAAAACACTTTCAATACTTCATACAACACTGAAAAAGTTGCCTACCAAATACAATTTGGATATAACGAAGGGATTTCAACATATCGATATAATGCATTACAACGGCTCGCTAATACTAATGTAATGAGAACTGGTACCTATCAAAAAGATGAGGCAAGAATTCTTACGGTTCAAACAGGAATTGATTATCGGTTAAATGATAAAAACAGATTAGGATTTACTTTAAGAGGTAATTTCAGAAATAGCGATCGTATGCGAACAGGCTCATTATATACCACTAATAAAAATGAGACGCAATTGGTCTTTGATACCGGAAGTGAAAACCCTATTGATTATATTCAGGATAATTATGGGATGACGGCTGATTATACTTTCACTGGCAAAAATTTCAAACTTAATTTCCTTGGAAATTACCTTTCAGTAAGTAATAAACAAAAGGATGATTTTATTAGTAAAGATTTACCAACCTCAGCACTTTTGTCCTATTGGAAATCGGATCTACTCAATACCATAAATATCTATACTGCTCAGATTGATGTTACTCAAAAAGTAAAAAATGCCAATTTTGAAACCGGAATAAAATATAGTGATACCAATACCAACAACAATATCAGATATGATACTTTATCAGTTAATAACCAATTTACTTTTGACCCGACACGCAGCAATAAGTTCTCATATAAAGAACAGGTACTGGCAGGATATTTAGCTTACAGTCAGAAATTTGACAAGCTTCATATCAATGCGGGAATAAGATTTGAAAATACAAAAAGCATTTCTAATGCATTTAGTTCAGACTCTATTGTTGCAAGAAGTTATTTAAAGTGGCTGCCTTCTTTAAGTGTAAATTACAATTTTAATAAATCGAACGAGCTATCTATTTCCTATAGCCGTAAAATTACTCGGCCGGCTTTTTCACAACTCAACCCTTTCAGGTTTTATTTCAGCCCACTGAATTACTGGATTGGGAATCCTTATCTACAACCATCATTTACCAGCCAGGTTAAAGCAACTTACCGTTATAAAAACTGGATAACAAGCTTAAGTATAGGAAAAGAAACCGATGTGATGGTTCGGTATCCACGATATGATCCTAAAACCAATGTTTTAGAATATTTAGGAACAAATTTGCCTTATCGTAATTTTGCTAATTTGGAAGTTAGTTTCCCTGTGAAAATTGCCAGATGGTGGAATATAAATACACAAATCACAGGTTTTTACAATTATGAGTTTCGACCTTATCTGGATGAAGTATTCGCATTGAAAATTTGTAATTATGAGTTAAGGCTTAATCAAGTATTTTCTTTACCAAAAGGATATACAGTAAATCTTTTTGCTAATTATGAATCAAAAACTGGGAATAGCCTTTACATTATAAAACCAAGATATACGGTAGATCTTTCTGTTCAAAAATCATGGTTTGAAAATAAACTAAACACAAAGATCAGCTATAATAATATTTTTGATTCTTATGACCAGCGTGTAGAATTTAGGCATAAACAAATTATGGATAACAGATTTATCCATTGGTGGGATAGTCAGAGATTACTGATTGCGATAAGTTATAATTTCGGGAGTTCCAAATATCAAGGTAAAGAAATTCAGAGATCTGATGAAGAAAATAGGACAAGATAA
- a CDS encoding dimethylarginine dimethylaminohydrolase family protein — MKLNIKNETGRLKSVVLGQPNSLGPVPTLEESYDAKSYYSIEHNIYPKESDIIDEMNAFEAVLKKYDVEVLRPSIINDYNQVFARDVAFVIDDKMIISNVIADRADEQEAYKKVFEKVAWRKIINLPETAHIEGGDVIVWDDFLFIGTCFSEDYRNYKTARTNEYAIEILKEYFPKKRIIDLELKKNDKIPFEGILHLDCTFNPIGKDKCLIYKNGFVDESDYRLIIDIFGEENCFHLTDEEMFEMFPNIFSISPEIVVSDQTFTRMNNHLRNEWGMTVEEIPYREISKMGGLLRCSTMPLIRE; from the coding sequence ATGAAACTAAATATTAAAAACGAAACGGGGAGGTTAAAATCAGTTGTTCTGGGCCAACCTAATTCTTTGGGACCCGTTCCCACCCTTGAGGAAAGTTATGATGCCAAATCATATTACTCAATCGAACACAACATATATCCTAAAGAATCGGATATTATTGATGAAATGAATGCTTTTGAAGCAGTATTGAAAAAATATGATGTAGAGGTATTGCGTCCAAGCATTATCAATGACTACAATCAGGTTTTCGCAAGAGATGTAGCTTTTGTGATTGACGATAAAATGATTATTTCAAACGTAATTGCAGACAGAGCTGATGAACAGGAAGCTTATAAAAAAGTTTTTGAAAAAGTGGCTTGGAGAAAAATCATTAATCTTCCGGAAACAGCTCATATTGAAGGCGGAGATGTTATTGTTTGGGATGACTTTCTATTTATAGGCACTTGTTTCAGTGAAGATTACAGAAACTATAAGACAGCAAGAACCAACGAATACGCTATAGAAATTCTAAAAGAATATTTTCCAAAAAAAAGGATCATTGATTTAGAGCTAAAGAAAAATGATAAAATTCCTTTCGAGGGAATCCTGCATTTGGATTGTACATTTAATCCCATTGGAAAAGATAAATGTCTTATTTATAAAAATGGTTTCGTAGATGAGAGTGATTATCGTTTGATCATAGATATTTTTGGAGAAGAGAATTGCTTCCACCTTACGGATGAAGAAATGTTTGAAATGTTTCCTAATATCTTCTCTATTTCTCCTGAAATAGTAGTTTCTGATCAGACATTCACAAGAATGAATAACCATTTGAGAAACGAATGGGGAATGACTGTAGAAGAAATCCCATATCGTGAAATTTCAAAAATGGGTGGTCTTCTACGTTGCTCTACAATGCCTTTGATTAGGGAATAG
- the ctlX gene encoding citrulline utilization hydrolase CtlX: MQTTDTVLMIEPIAFGYNAETAENNYFQVEQKDSDVQAKALGEFNIFAEKLRNKGINVITIKDTLDPHTPDSIFPNNWVSFHNDGKVVLYPMFASNRRVERREDILETIKNKGFEITEIDDWSLPEIQGHFLEGTGSMIFDHDNKIAYGSVSLRLDEKLFRDFCAKYGFEPIVFHSFQTVGSERLPIYHTNVMMCVADKFVVICLDCIDSELERSKVIETIKNSGKEIIEISEEQMQQFAGNMLQVQNKEGQKFLIMSQTAYESLTTDQISAIEKYCEIIYSDLNTIEVNGGGSARCMLAEVFLPRK; encoded by the coding sequence ATGCAAACAACAGATACCGTATTAATGATAGAGCCGATCGCTTTCGGCTATAATGCAGAAACTGCAGAAAACAATTATTTTCAGGTTGAACAGAAAGATTCAGATGTTCAGGCTAAAGCTCTTGGGGAATTCAATATTTTTGCTGAGAAGTTAAGAAACAAAGGAATCAATGTGATCACTATAAAAGATACATTGGATCCCCACACTCCGGATTCTATCTTCCCCAATAACTGGGTAAGCTTCCATAATGATGGAAAAGTAGTTTTATACCCTATGTTCGCTTCAAACAGAAGAGTAGAAAGAAGAGAGGATATTTTAGAAACAATAAAAAATAAAGGTTTTGAAATAACCGAAATTGATGATTGGTCACTTCCTGAAATTCAGGGACATTTTTTAGAGGGAACTGGAAGTATGATCTTCGATCATGATAATAAGATTGCATATGGATCTGTTTCTCTAAGACTTGATGAAAAATTATTCAGAGATTTTTGCGCAAAATATGGATTCGAGCCTATTGTTTTCCATTCTTTTCAAACGGTAGGTTCAGAAAGACTTCCTATCTATCATACTAATGTTATGATGTGTGTTGCAGACAAATTTGTAGTAATCTGCTTAGATTGCATCGATAGTGAACTGGAAAGAAGCAAGGTAATTGAAACGATTAAAAATTCAGGAAAGGAAATTATTGAAATTTCTGAAGAACAGATGCAGCAGTTCGCAGGAAATATGCTTCAGGTCCAAAATAAAGAGGGACAGAAATTCTTGATAATGAGTCAGACTGCTTATGAATCATTAACCACAGACCAGATCTCAGCAATTGAAAAATATTGTGAAATCATTTATTCAGATTTAAATACAATCGAAGTAAATGGTGGCGGAAGTGCCCGTTGCATGCTGGCGGAAGTTTTCCTTCCTAGGAAATAA
- a CDS encoding discoidin domain-containing protein, translating into MQTYLFMIAVLLGISLNAQQKTFCNPINIDYGYTPFESFSKQGKHRATADPVIVNFKNKLFLFSTNQEGYWYSDDMLDWKFVKRKFLRDNKYTHDLNAPAVWAMKDTLYVFGSTWEQDFPIWKSTNPTKDDWKIAVDTLKVGAWDPAFHYDEDKNKLYLYWGSSNEWPLLGTEVKVKTLQSEGFVKPILRLKPEDHGWERFGEYNDNVFLQPFVEGAWMTKHNNKYYMQYGAPATEFSGYSDGVYVSKNPLEGFEYQQHNPFSYKPGGFARGAGHGATFEDNYKNWWHISTIFISTKNNFERRLGIWPAGFDKDDVMYCNTSYGDYPTYLPQYAQGKDFSKGLFTGWMLLNYNKPVQVSSTLGGYHSNYAVDEDIKTYWSAKTGNKGEWFQTDLGDVSTINAIQINYADQDVEFLGKTLGKMHQYKIYGSNDGKKWNVIVDKSKNTKDVPHDYVELEKPAKARFLKIENLKMPTGKFALSGFRVFGKGEGTKPAKVENFVPLRADAKKYGERRSIWMKWQQNSEADGYVIYWGKSPDKLYGSIMVYGKNEYFFTGADRTDAYYFQIEAFNANGISERTEIMKSE; encoded by the coding sequence ATGCAGACGTACTTATTTATGATAGCTGTTTTATTGGGAATCAGTTTGAATGCTCAGCAAAAAACATTTTGCAACCCAATTAATATAGACTATGGATATACTCCTTTTGAGTCTTTTTCAAAGCAAGGGAAGCATCGTGCTACGGCCGATCCTGTTATTGTTAATTTTAAAAATAAATTATTTCTTTTTTCCACCAATCAGGAAGGCTATTGGTATAGTGATGATATGCTTGACTGGAAGTTTGTAAAAAGGAAATTTCTTAGAGATAATAAATATACTCACGATCTTAATGCACCTGCAGTTTGGGCAATGAAAGATACCCTATACGTTTTTGGCTCTACCTGGGAACAGGATTTTCCAATTTGGAAAAGTACCAATCCGACCAAAGATGACTGGAAAATTGCAGTAGATACTTTAAAAGTTGGAGCTTGGGATCCGGCTTTTCATTATGATGAAGATAAAAATAAATTATACTTATACTGGGGTTCAAGTAATGAATGGCCTTTATTAGGAACCGAGGTAAAAGTTAAAACTTTACAGTCTGAAGGTTTTGTAAAACCAATATTAAGATTAAAACCTGAAGATCATGGTTGGGAGCGTTTTGGAGAATACAATGATAATGTGTTTCTACAGCCTTTTGTTGAAGGTGCCTGGATGACAAAACATAATAACAAATATTATATGCAGTATGGAGCTCCGGCTACCGAATTTAGTGGTTATTCTGATGGGGTATATGTCAGTAAAAATCCTCTTGAGGGTTTCGAATACCAGCAGCATAATCCATTCTCCTATAAACCTGGTGGTTTTGCAAGAGGAGCCGGACATGGAGCAACTTTTGAGGATAATTATAAAAACTGGTGGCATATTTCAACGATTTTTATTTCCACTAAAAATAATTTTGAAAGAAGGTTGGGGATCTGGCCTGCAGGTTTTGATAAAGATGATGTAATGTATTGCAATACATCATACGGAGATTATCCAACTTACCTTCCGCAATATGCTCAGGGTAAAGATTTTTCCAAAGGTCTTTTTACGGGATGGATGTTGTTGAACTATAATAAGCCGGTTCAGGTTTCTTCGACTTTAGGTGGTTATCACTCAAACTATGCCGTGGATGAAGATATAAAAACATATTGGAGTGCTAAAACAGGAAATAAAGGTGAATGGTTTCAGACTGATCTGGGTGATGTATCTACTATCAATGCTATTCAGATTAATTATGCTGATCAGGATGTAGAGTTTTTAGGAAAGACATTAGGAAAGATGCATCAGTATAAAATCTATGGTTCGAACGATGGTAAAAAATGGAATGTTATTGTAGATAAAAGTAAAAATACCAAGGATGTTCCACACGATTATGTAGAACTTGAAAAACCGGCTAAAGCAAGATTCCTAAAAATAGAAAATTTGAAAATGCCTACAGGAAAATTTGCATTAAGTGGCTTTAGAGTATTCGGAAAAGGAGAAGGCACAAAACCTGCAAAAGTCGAGAACTTTGTTCCTTTACGGGCTGATGCCAAAAAATATGGTGAAAGAAGAAGTATATGGATGAAATGGCAACAGAATTCTGAAGCTGATGGCTATGTTATCTATTGGGGGAAATCTCCGGATAAATTATATGGAAGCATTATGGTTTACGGCAAAAATGAATATTTTTTCACAGGGGCGGATAGAACAGATGCTTACTATTTCCAAATTGAAGCGTTTAATGCCAATGGGATTTCTGAAAGAACGGAGATTATGAAATCAGAATAA
- a CDS encoding serine hydrolase domain-containing protein — MEKLKIVSISLFLLAFLGCKSSEVEDYQTDLDTAIRKIHTDLQKELNTDVPSLSVYIVSPKGTYFSTVTGNNGTLVTKKTNFRFASNTKNFTSTAILKMMQDGWLHLDDKITANIPGTNVPYVPNTAEWNFPNKNQITIRQILQHNAGIYDVTNDTSQYNVNGETYADYMLENFPDHQFTSTEYVKLLTDHNLTYGLPNTVYHYSNTGFSILGEIISRVYSQKSNTSKTYGNYMYDHIVGPSSKIPLDIKFPELAPDQQLPIPYVKGFIKYTDHNEITDQKNASAHVAEGNGVGTMLTLSDYIRSMMKSQNVLNASSVEQMKKSKGPATTSDYALGCSYVPGVGYGHNGATEGYLSTMLYDPETDFSVVVLLPFWDLRNMDNFTKCLSTLNTTALEAKKALKY, encoded by the coding sequence ATGGAAAAACTAAAAATTGTATCAATCTCACTATTCTTACTCGCTTTCCTGGGGTGTAAGAGTAGTGAAGTTGAAGACTATCAAACTGATCTCGATACGGCGATAAGGAAGATTCATACAGATCTTCAGAAAGAGTTGAATACAGATGTTCCGTCACTAAGTGTTTATATTGTTTCTCCAAAAGGAACCTATTTTAGTACAGTGACGGGAAATAATGGAACTCTTGTAACTAAGAAAACGAACTTTCGTTTTGCGAGTAATACTAAAAATTTTACCTCTACAGCTATTTTAAAAATGATGCAGGATGGATGGCTTCATCTTGATGATAAAATTACAGCTAATATTCCCGGAACAAATGTTCCTTATGTACCCAATACAGCAGAATGGAATTTTCCGAATAAAAATCAGATTACCATTCGTCAGATTCTACAACATAACGCAGGAATATATGATGTAACAAACGATACCTCTCAATACAATGTAAATGGGGAAACCTATGCAGATTATATGCTTGAGAATTTTCCCGATCATCAATTTACTTCTACGGAATATGTGAAACTTCTAACAGATCATAATCTTACGTATGGCTTACCCAATACAGTATATCATTATTCAAATACAGGATTTTCAATTTTAGGAGAGATAATTTCAAGAGTTTATTCTCAGAAATCAAACACTTCTAAAACGTATGGAAATTATATGTACGATCATATTGTAGGACCTTCTTCGAAGATTCCGTTAGATATTAAATTCCCCGAATTGGCACCTGATCAGCAGTTGCCGATTCCTTATGTAAAGGGCTTTATTAAATATACAGATCATAATGAAATAACCGATCAGAAAAATGCAAGTGCTCATGTTGCAGAGGGAAATGGTGTAGGGACCATGCTTACACTTTCTGATTACATAAGAAGTATGATGAAAAGTCAGAATGTTCTTAATGCATCAAGTGTAGAACAAATGAAAAAAAGTAAAGGACCGGCAACAACTTCTGATTATGCATTAGGATGTTCATATGTTCCGGGAGTGGGATATGGGCATAATGGAGCTACGGAGGGTTATCTTTCAACTATGCTTTACGATCCTGAAACAGATTTTTCCGTTGTAGTTCTTCTACCTTTTTGGGACTTGAGAAATATGGACAATTTTACCAAATGTCTTTCTACTTTGAATACTACAGCCCTTGAAGCTAAAAAAGCTCTTAAATATTAA
- a CDS encoding alpha/beta hydrolase, with protein MKNLIIIFSWSLILLFSIGCKKKTIDLGNKISFESQENISYGNDSEQKMDLYIPSNLNYKPDVFLFIHGGGWRSGNKSQLTFFALSMMQKFPKAIFANINYRLASTTHFAIPNQTDDISSAIEHLEKTLNYKPRFVLLGNSAGGHLSMLYAYKFDKDKKVKAVINIVGPSDLADSGFKKYFDYAFVEKHLINPKVLSSGTSMTSFISPVKWINTTSAPTLSYYGKNDQVIPMSQKVILDSILDKNGIFHESFGFKGGHLDWDKENNSSFLITKIDQFLKQVDKK; from the coding sequence ATGAAAAATTTAATTATCATTTTTAGCTGGTCGTTAATACTGCTGTTCAGTATCGGTTGCAAGAAAAAAACGATAGATCTCGGTAATAAAATCTCTTTCGAAAGTCAGGAAAATATTTCTTACGGCAATGATTCTGAGCAGAAAATGGATCTGTATATTCCTTCTAATTTAAATTACAAGCCCGATGTCTTTCTTTTTATACATGGCGGTGGCTGGCGTAGTGGAAACAAATCTCAACTCACATTTTTCGCTTTATCTATGATGCAAAAATTTCCAAAAGCCATTTTTGCGAATATCAATTACAGATTAGCATCAACGACCCATTTTGCCATTCCAAATCAGACCGATGACATCAGCAGTGCTATTGAGCATTTAGAAAAAACATTAAACTATAAACCAAGATTTGTGCTTTTAGGTAACAGTGCTGGTGGTCATTTATCAATGCTCTATGCCTATAAATTTGATAAAGATAAAAAAGTAAAAGCTGTTATTAATATTGTAGGACCTTCCGATCTGGCAGATTCTGGTTTTAAAAAATATTTCGATTATGCATTTGTTGAAAAGCATTTAATCAACCCAAAAGTTCTTTCTTCAGGAACATCTATGACCAGTTTTATCAGTCCTGTGAAATGGATCAATACTACCTCAGCTCCTACTCTTTCTTATTACGGAAAAAATGACCAGGTCATCCCAATGTCACAAAAGGTAATTTTAGATTCTATTTTAGACAAAAACGGGATATTTCACGAGTCTTTTGGCTTTAAAGGAGGACATTTGGATTGGGACAAAGAAAATAACAGCTCTTTTCTAATTACCAAAATTGATCAGTTTCTGAAACAGGTGGACAAAAAGTAA